The following proteins come from a genomic window of Lolium rigidum isolate FL_2022 chromosome 5, APGP_CSIRO_Lrig_0.1, whole genome shotgun sequence:
- the LOC124655891 gene encoding pentatricopeptide repeat-containing protein At5g41170, mitochondrial-like, whose product MPGRVTKYPSLLLLLQPRRLCTTAASSSSAAAAAGEHDLASAAAKELPLDDDLAEESRSRLVRDTCKLLELRGSWTPKLEAQLRHLLRVLSPPQVRAVLRARAQGDARAAFEFFRWADRQWRYRHAPEVFEEMLSLLSRTRLHDPARRVMRLMIRRRLRRGPRQFAHLMLSYSRAGKLRSAMRVLQLMQKDGCAPDISICNVAVNVLVVAGRVDKALEFADRMRRVEVEPDVVTYNCLIKGLCSARRVVEATEMIGAMLQKGCPPDKITYYTVMGFLCKEKRVAEVRGLLDKMRNDAGFFPDQVTYNMLIHVFAKHGHADEALEFLRESEGKRFRVDEVGYSAVVHSFCLNGRMAEAKEIVGEMISKGCHPDVVTYSAVVDGFCRIGEIDQARKMMKHMYKNGCKPNIVTHTALLNGLCKAGKTSEAWELLNNSGEEWWTPSDITYSVVMHGFRREGKLKESCDVVAQMLQKGFFPTTVEINLLIHALCKEGKSAEAKDFMEQCQSKGCTINVVNFTTVIHGFSRQGDLESALSLLDDLYLSNRHPDVVTYTVVVNALGKKGRLKESTALVEKMLNRGIVPTLVTYRTVIHRYCEKGAVEELLILLDKMLLRRELKSVYNQVIEKLCALGKLDDAYNLLTKVLRTASQRDAQTCHILMESFLNRGLAIQSYNVACRMFRRNLIPDIKLCQKVDNQLTLEKQETAAGKLIVKFVERGLLKQEK is encoded by the coding sequence ATGCCTGGGCGCGTGACCAAGTACccatcgctcctcctcctcctccagccccGCCGCCTCTGCACCACCGCCgcatcctcctcttccgccgccgccgccgcgggagaACATGAtctcgcgtccgccgccgccaaggAGCTTCCCCTTGACGATGACCTCGCGGAGGAGTCGCGCAGCCGGCTCGTGCGCGACACCTGCAAGCTGCTGGAGCTCCGCGGCTCGTGGACCCCGAAGCTGGAGGCGCAGCTCCGGCACCTGCTCCGGGTGCTCTCCCCGCCGCAGGTCCGCGCCGTGCTCCGCGCGCGGGCGCAGGGGGACGCCCGCGCCGCGTTCGAGTTCTTCCGCTGGGCCGACCGGCAGTGGCGCTACCGGCACGCGCCCGAGGTGTTCGAGGAAATGCTCAGCCTCCTCAGCCGCACCAGGCTCCACGACCCCGCCCGCCGCGTCATGCGCCTCATGATCCGCCGCCGGCTGAGGCGCGGCCCGCGGCAGTTCGCGCACCTCATGCTCTCCTACAGCCGTGCCGGGAAGCTCCGCTCCGCCATGCGCGTGCTCCAGCTCATGCAGAAGGACGGGTGCGCGCCCGACATTTCGATTTGCAACGTGGCTGTCAATGTGCTTGTTGTGGCTGGCCGGGTCGACAAGGCGCTCGAGTTTGCGGACCGGATGCGCCGCGTCGAGGTCGAGCCTGACGTAGTCACGTACAATTGCCTCATCAAGGGGTTGTGTAGCGCTCGTCGGGTTGTTGAGGCGACAGAGATGATCGGTGCAATGTTACAAAAGGGGTGCCCACCCGATAAGATTACCTATTATACAGTGATGGGCTTCTTGTGCAAGGAGAAGAGGGTGGCAGAGGTGCGGGGTTTGCTCGACAAGATGAGGAATGATGCAGGTTTTTTTCCTGATCAGGTTACCTATAACATGCTCATCCATGTGTTTGCGAAGCATGGTCATGCAGATGAGGCGCTGGAGTTCTTGAGGGAGTCAGAGGGGAAAAGATTTCGTGTTGATGAGGTTGGATATAGTGCGGTTGTGCACTCCTTTTGTTTGAATGGGAGGATGGCTGAGGCAAAGGAGATTGTAGGTGAGATGATCTCAAAAGGATGTCACCCTGATGTTGTAACATACAGTGCAGTTGTTGATGGGTTCTGCCGGATCGGGGAGATTGATCAAGCTAGGAAGATGATGAAGCATATGTATAAGAATGGTTGCAAGCCAAACATAGTGACACACACCGCCCTGTTGAATGGTCTCTGCAAAGCTGGGAAAACTTCAGAGGCTTgggagttgctaaacaacagcggAGAGGAGTGGTGGACTCCGAGTGATATCACCTACAGTGTGGTAATGCATGGGTTTAGAAGAGAAGGGAAACTAAAGGAATCATGCGATGTTGTAGCACAGATGTTGCAGAAGGGTTTCTTCCCCACTACTGTGGAGATTAACTTGCTGATCCATGCGTTATGCAAGGAAGGAAAGTCGGCAGAGGCCAAAGACTTCATGGAGCAGTGCCAAAGCAAAGGTTGTACCATTAATGTTGTTAACTTCACTACCGTGATCCATGGATTTTCTCGGCAGGGTGATTTGGAATCAGCGCTCTCTTTGTTGGATGACTTGTATCTCAGTAACAGGCATCCAGATGTTGTAACTTATACTGTCGTTGTCAATGCTTTGGGAAAGAAAGGTAGGCTGAAAGAATCCACAGCGCTTGTGGAGAAAATGCTTAATAGAGGAATTGTCCCTACACTTGTTACATATAGGACAGTGATACATAGATACTGTGAGAAGGGTGCAGTGGAAGAATTACTCATTCTGCTGGATAAGATGTTATTAAGACGAGAGCTTAAGAGTGTATACAATCAGGTCATCGAGAAGCTATGTGCATTAGGTAAACTTGATGACGCTTACAATCTCCTCACCAAGGTACTGAGAACTGCCTCACAGAGAGATGCTCAGACATGCCACATTTTGATGGAGAGTTTTCTTAACAGAGGCCTCGCAATTCAGTCATACAATGTGGCGTGCCGAATGTTTCGGAGAAATTTGATTCCTGATATTAAATTATGTCAAAAAGTAGATAATCAGCTGACCTTAGAGAAACAAGAAACAGCTGCTGGAAAGCTTATAGTTAAGTTTGTAGAAAGAGGTCTTCTGAAACAAGAAAAGTGA